In one Leptidea sinapis chromosome 25, ilLepSina1.1, whole genome shotgun sequence genomic region, the following are encoded:
- the LOC126972111 gene encoding filaggrin-2-like → MKLFVIAALVSVAVAGRLEHLERSYLPPDSSNSISQGFPSNGGSHGFGSSGNFGTSGRGSQNFGQNGHSSNGFGQQGSNGFGGQGLSATALKQYLPPDFASNTGSSFGNSNGLTIKPACSTCGRSHQLSSNQFGSQGPSSQYGLPNFGAASSSGFGSNGFASSSHGSNGFGSAPNGFASSNGAFGSHGSAYNSGSNGFGSSGFPSSQGSFGSQGQSQFGASRQYLAPKSSNIQELPQQPFDEQTGYHY, encoded by the exons ATGAAATTg TTTGTGATTGCTGCTCTTGTGTCGGTCGCTGTGGCTGGGCGTTTGGAACATTTGGAGCGCTCATATCTTCCACCAGACAGCTCCAACTCTATTTCTCAAGGGTTCCCATCAAACGGTGGCTCCCATGGCTTCGGATCAAGCGGAAACTTTGGTACAAGCGGCCGAGGCTCCCAGAACTTTGGACAAAATGGACATTCATCCAACGGCTTTGGTCAGCAAGGGTCTAATGGTTTCGGTGGCCAGGGACTCAGCGCTACTGCCTTAAAACAGTACCTTCCTCCAGATTTTGCTTCTAACACTGGATCTTCCTTCGGTAACTCAAATGGACTTACAATCAAAc CGGCATGTTCAACTTGTGGACGCAGTCATCAGCTCTCCTCAAACCAGTTTGGATCCCAAGGACCCAGCTCTCAATACGGACTCCCAAACTTCGGAGCTGCTTCATCTTCTGGATTTGGATCTAACGGTTTTGCTTCTTCTTCTCATGGTTCAAACGGTTTCGGATCAGCACCAAACGGATTTGCATCATCAAACGGCGCTTTCGGTTCTCATGGATCTGCTTATAACTCTGGAAGCAATGGCTTTGGATCGAGTGGTTTCCCTTCATCTCAGGGTAGCTTTGGTTCTCAAGGCCAGTCCCAGTTTGGAGCTAGTCGCCAGTACCTTGCTCCTAAGTCGTCCAATATCCAAGAACTCCCCCAGCAACCTTTTGACGAACAAACTGGCTACCATTACTAA